In Selenomonadales bacterium, the sequence GGAGTCGATCCCGCCAGAAGCGCCGATGACGATCTTATGAACACCGATCTGATCGAGGAATTTTTTTACGCCGTAATGGAGTGCTTGATGGATCTGCGCGATCGAGCATGCGGCTGCGGGTGGCATGATATACGAGTTGTCACCATGTATATTCAATTCTGCGATTTGCATCGTACTGGCGAATGGTTTACAAACAGCGATCATCTGACCGCCTTTATCATAGATACTGCTGATTCCGTCGAACAGATAGATCGTCTTACCGCTGTTTTGGATACCTGTTGCATTGACGTAGATGAACGGGGTTCGGGTATCGGCGGTCAGTTTAGAGAAGGTCGCATGTTTATGCGTTTCACTTCCTGTGATGAATGGGGCAGAATCGATCGTGATATGGATATCGGCTTCAATGATACGCAGGATATTTGTGTCACCGATGCTGCATCCGAGTGTATATGTTTTATCTCCGAATGTAACGGGAATCGGATCTAAAAAGTCGGAGATATTAGCACCGCGCTCGCTTATGATCGTTTCAAGGCTTGTGAAATAACGTGCTTCATCAAATCCGCTGCCTATTTGCGAATCTGCTTTGATAGAGAATGGATATTGGGCATCGGGTGCGTGTTGAAGCGAACCGTTTTGTGCAACGAAAAGTGCATTGTAGAGGCGAGTCGGCTCTGTTTCGTCTATGGCAACATTACCGAATATGATGCAGATGCCGCTCGAAGCCTCGATAATATCTTGTCCGTAAGAGATGCAGTCACGGACGAAGTCTGCTTGTTTCCACGTATCGGAGAGAAGTTGACCCGAGATAGCAAGCGCAGGAAATACGAGTATATCGACGTGCGCTTCTTTAGCCTCTTGTATCATGTTAAGCATTGTTGTTGTATTGAGATCCGGGCGACCGGGAATGATTTCGAATTGCCCAAGTGCAAGTTTGAGCATGATAGCACCTTCCTTATTATTAGATCATGTTTCAATTATACACGATTTTCGGGAGATAGTACGCACGAAGTGAAAAATTTTTGAGTAGGATGAAGAACCAGTTGATTTTGTGTATACATTTGTTTTTTTGCTTGAAACACTTAGCGTAATAGTGATAAAATAACTTTATGACAAGAGAAGGATAGAAAGTGTGAAATATCATGAAGAAGACAAATGCGGCAAGAATTCTTGATACGCACAAAGTTGTATACCAAATAAAAGAATACAAAGTAGACCCTGATAATCTTCGGGCAGACAATGTTGCTGCGAAGATCGGGATGCCGCTCGATCAAGTATTTAAGACGCTTGTTGCTCGCGGTGATAAGACAGGTGTCGTGATGGCTTGTTTGCCGGGTTCGGGAGAGCTTGATCTTAAGGCATTGGCACAAGCGAGCGGTAATAAGCGGGTTGAGATGGTGCAGCTGAAAGAAGTACAAGGCTTGACAGGATATATCCGAGGCGGTGTATCGCCACTCGGGGTAAAAAAGCCATATCCTATTTATTTTGATACATCTATTACAAAATGGGATGTGATCGCAGTCAGTGCAGGAATCCGCGGTGCGCAGCTTATCGTAGCACCGAGTGATCTTGTGCGGGCGGCAAACGGGACGGTTGCAGCGATCAGTCGACCGATGGCAGAATAATATTATGATGGATTTATTGTGGGAGGAATATAGATGAATTATGTAAGTACACGTGGCGGTAATGAAAATATTGTATCGGCAGAAGCGATCATCCAAGGCTTGTCAGCAAACGGTGGTCTTTTCGTACCGACAGAGATCCCGACGGTCGATGAAGCATTTTTGGCTGGATTGACGAATGCATCATATCAAGACAGAGCCAAACAAGTATTAAGCAGATTCTTAGTCGATTATACGCAAGATGAAATCGATGCTTGTGTAACAGCGGCATATGGTGATAACAAGTTCGATACGGCAGCAATCGCTCCTGTATATCCGCTTCGTGAAAAAGATGCGGTATTGGAATTGTGGCATGGTCCGACGAGCGCATTCAAAGATATGGCACTTCAACTTCTTCCACAGCTTCTCTCGACTGCACTCAAGAAAACAGGTGAGAAAAGTGAGATCGTTATTCTCGTAGCGACTTCGGGCGATACGGGCAAAGCGGCACTTGA encodes:
- a CDS encoding NAD(+) synthase, translating into MLKLALGQFEIIPGRPDLNTTTMLNMIQEAKEAHVDILVFPALAISGQLLSDTWKQADFVRDCISYGQDIIEASSGICIIFGNVAIDETEPTRLYNALFVAQNGSLQHAPDAQYPFSIKADSQIGSGFDEARYFTSLETIISERGANISDFLDPIPVTFGDKTYTLGCSIGDTNILRIIEADIHITIDSAPFITGSETHKHATFSKLTADTRTPFIYVNATGIQNSGKTIYLFDGISSIYDKGGQMIAVCKPFASTMQIAELNIHGDNSYIMPPAAACSIAQIHQALHYGVKKFLDQIGVHKIVIGASGGIDS
- the ybaK gene encoding Cys-tRNA(Pro) deacylase — protein: MKKTNAARILDTHKVVYQIKEYKVDPDNLRADNVAAKIGMPLDQVFKTLVARGDKTGVVMACLPGSGELDLKALAQASGNKRVEMVQLKEVQGLTGYIRGGVSPLGVKKPYPIYFDTSITKWDVIAVSAGIRGAQLIVAPSDLVRAANGTVAAISRPMAE